The proteins below come from a single Streptococcus porcinus genomic window:
- the topA gene encoding type I DNA topoisomerase, with product MVTKTATKTNSKKNTKKKKTTTKKNLVIVESPAKAKTIEKYLGRNYKVVASVGHIRDLKKSSMSIDFENNYQPEYINIRGKGPLINSLKKEAKNAKKVFLASDPDREGEAISWHLSHILGLDITDKNRVVFNEITKDAVKNAFVEPREIDMNLVDSQQARRVLDRIVGYSISPILWKKVKKGLSAGRVQSVALKLIIDRENEIKAFIPEEYWTIDGLFKKGKHKFQASFYGLDDKKMKLNTNEDVQLVLSRITSDDFNVSKVEKKERRRNAPLPYTTSSLQQDAANKINFRTRKTMMVAQQLYEGINLGSNGTQGLITYMRTDSTRISPVAQNDAATFISQKFGSHYSKHGNRVKNASSSQDAHEAIRPSSVFHTPESIAKYLNKDQLKLYTLIWNRFVASQMTAAVFDTVKVTLEQNKVVFTSNGSQIKFDGYMAVYNDSDKNKMLPEMSEGEVVKKEKTSPEQHFTQPPARYSEATLIKTLEENGVGRPSTYAPTLEVIQRRYYVKLAAKRFEPTELGEIVNTLIVEFFPDIVDVTFTADMESKLDQVETGERQWQTVIDSFYQPFVKDLEKAEDEIEKIQIKDEPAGFDCDICGHPMVIKLGRFGKFYACSNFPECRNTKAITKEIGVTCPICGKGQVIERKTKRNRVFYGCDRYPDCEFTSWDIPIGRACPKSGDYLVEKKIRGGSKQVVCSNEACDYKEDKIK from the coding sequence TTGGTAACAAAAACCGCAACTAAAACAAATTCAAAAAAAAACACTAAAAAGAAAAAGACAACTACAAAGAAGAATTTGGTTATTGTAGAATCTCCTGCCAAAGCCAAAACAATTGAAAAATATTTAGGGCGCAATTATAAAGTTGTTGCATCAGTTGGTCATATCAGGGATTTAAAAAAATCATCTATGTCAATTGATTTTGAGAATAATTATCAGCCTGAGTATATCAATATTAGAGGTAAGGGACCACTTATCAACTCTTTAAAAAAGGAAGCTAAAAATGCCAAAAAAGTTTTCCTGGCAAGTGACCCGGACCGTGAAGGGGAAGCTATTTCATGGCATCTTTCCCATATTCTAGGTCTTGATATCACTGATAAAAACCGTGTTGTTTTTAATGAGATTACAAAAGATGCTGTAAAAAATGCTTTTGTCGAACCAAGAGAAATTGATATGAATCTAGTTGACTCTCAACAAGCGAGGCGCGTTCTAGACCGAATCGTTGGGTATTCAATATCACCAATTCTTTGGAAAAAAGTTAAAAAAGGATTGTCAGCTGGGCGTGTGCAATCAGTAGCTTTGAAATTGATTATTGACCGTGAAAATGAAATTAAAGCTTTTATTCCGGAAGAGTACTGGACTATTGATGGGCTTTTTAAAAAAGGTAAACATAAATTTCAAGCCAGCTTCTATGGTCTAGATGATAAAAAGATGAAATTAAATACTAATGAGGATGTTCAATTAGTATTGTCAAGGATTACCAGCGATGATTTTAATGTATCTAAAGTTGAGAAGAAAGAGAGACGTCGTAATGCACCATTACCCTATACGACCTCTTCCTTACAACAGGATGCAGCTAATAAAATAAATTTCAGAACACGAAAAACCATGATGGTTGCTCAACAACTCTATGAGGGGATTAATTTAGGTAGCAACGGAACTCAAGGATTAATTACCTATATGCGTACTGATTCAACACGTATTAGTCCTGTTGCTCAAAATGATGCTGCCACTTTTATTAGTCAAAAATTTGGTAGTCATTATTCAAAACATGGAAATCGCGTTAAGAATGCAAGTAGTTCACAAGATGCCCATGAGGCTATCAGACCTTCAAGTGTTTTTCATACGCCTGAATCAATTGCTAAGTATCTTAATAAAGACCAGTTGAAACTTTATACTTTAATTTGGAACCGTTTTGTTGCGAGTCAAATGACTGCTGCAGTTTTTGACACTGTCAAAGTAACCCTAGAACAAAACAAGGTTGTCTTTACTTCTAATGGTAGTCAAATTAAATTTGATGGGTATATGGCGGTCTACAATGATTCCGATAAAAATAAAATGTTACCCGAGATGTCAGAAGGAGAAGTAGTTAAAAAGGAGAAGACAAGTCCTGAACAGCACTTTACCCAACCACCAGCTCGCTATTCTGAGGCAACTTTAATCAAAACTTTGGAAGAAAATGGAGTAGGACGTCCGTCTACCTATGCACCTACCTTAGAGGTCATTCAAAGACGTTACTACGTTAAGTTAGCTGCCAAACGTTTTGAACCAACTGAGCTTGGTGAAATTGTTAATACCTTAATTGTTGAATTTTTCCCTGATATTGTTGATGTTACCTTTACTGCTGATATGGAATCAAAACTAGATCAAGTAGAAACAGGAGAACGTCAATGGCAAACTGTTATTGATAGCTTTTACCAACCTTTTGTGAAAGACTTGGAAAAAGCTGAAGATGAAATTGAAAAAATCCAAATCAAAGATGAGCCTGCTGGGTTTGATTGTGACATTTGTGGCCATCCTATGGTAATTAAACTTGGTCGTTTTGGGAAATTTTATGCGTGTAGTAATTTTCCGGAGTGCCGCAATACCAAAGCAATTACTAAAGAAATTGGTGTGACCTGTCCAATATGCGGTAAGGGGCAAGTTATTGAACGAAAAACCAAACGTAATCGTGTCTTCTACGGCTGTGATCGTTATCCAGACTGTGAATTTACTTCTTGGGATATCCCTATCGGAAGAGCTTGTCCTAAATCTGGCGATTACTTAGTTGAAAAGAAAATTCGAGGTGGTAGTAAACAAGTTGTGTGTAGCAACGAAGCTTGTGATTATAAAGAAGATAAAATCAAATAG
- a CDS encoding LysR family transcriptional regulator — protein MDIRQLTYFIAVAETKNYSHAAKSLFVTQPTLSQSIKKLELELNTTLFSQNGRQLLLTEAGDILYERGKILMADFNQIVAEIQQLNQEKKEVIRVGLTALFAIQFMKQISTFMATHSNVEVSLIQDGSRKLQDLLAKGEIDIGLLSFPSLRKDIVIEPLQTSTKGYKVSIVLPKNHQLAHHSHLKLVDLKDCKFASLNEHFMLGEMLPRRSRALGFEPDIVFKHNDWEVIIHSLKSLNAVAILPSEFESLSKVDDLVWIPFQDKNDFYPIGIAYRHDYSFSPMIEELLSTLKTN, from the coding sequence ATGGATATCAGACAACTAACTTATTTTATTGCTGTTGCCGAGACAAAAAATTACTCTCATGCTGCTAAAAGTCTTTTTGTTACACAGCCGACACTATCGCAATCAATCAAAAAACTAGAATTAGAATTAAATACAACCTTGTTTTCACAAAACGGTCGTCAACTCCTTCTAACAGAAGCCGGTGATATTTTGTATGAACGAGGCAAAATTTTAATGGCTGATTTCAATCAAATTGTCGCTGAAATTCAACAGCTTAATCAGGAAAAGAAAGAAGTCATCCGAGTTGGTTTGACAGCACTTTTTGCTATCCAATTTATGAAGCAAATTTCTACTTTTATGGCCACACATTCTAACGTTGAAGTATCTTTAATTCAAGATGGATCTCGAAAATTACAAGATTTACTTGCAAAAGGTGAGATTGATATTGGGTTACTCTCCTTTCCAAGCCTTCGTAAAGATATCGTCATTGAGCCTCTACAGACATCAACAAAAGGTTATAAAGTAAGTATTGTCCTGCCCAAGAATCACCAATTGGCTCACCATAGCCACTTGAAATTAGTCGATTTAAAAGATTGTAAATTTGCATCCCTTAACGAACACTTTATGCTAGGTGAAATGCTCCCTAGACGAAGTCGGGCATTAGGTTTTGAACCTGACATAGTTTTTAAACATAATGACTGGGAAGTTATTATTCATAGCCTAAAAAGTCTTAATGCTGTCGCTATACTACCCAGTGAATTTGAAAGCCTAAGTAAAGTAGACGACTTAGTCTGGATTCCTTTCCAAGACAAAAATGATTTTTACCCAATTGGAATTGCTTATCGTCATGACTACTCTTTCAGTCCAATGATTGAGGAACTTTTATCAACCCTAAAAACTAATTAA
- a CDS encoding PTS transporter subunit IIC, protein MSETIQKQSAKSFTMNVLNGIALGTVIVLIPGAIFGELMKALLPMWTGFATLIAATGLATSMMGLVIGMLVGINFKFAPIQSASLGLAVMFAGGAANFSNGMVMLKGTGDIINMGITAAFGVLLIQFLADKTKSFTLIIVPTVTLLLIGGVGRFLLPYVKLITAMIGQGIAGLLGLQPILMSILIAMIFCFLIVSPITTVGIALAISLSGIGSGAANLGICAASFGLCIAGWTVNSKGTSLAHVLGSPKISMANVLSKPIIMLPMLSTASVLGLLTAIFNIQGTPASAGFGISGLIGPINALNLAKGGWSFINIVIVILIFVIAPIVLSFVFNYLFIRVLKIIKLEDYKLDI, encoded by the coding sequence ATGTCAGAAACAATTCAAAAGCAGTCTGCTAAATCTTTTACAATGAATGTATTAAATGGTATAGCATTAGGAACTGTTATCGTCCTTATTCCAGGAGCAATCTTTGGCGAATTAATGAAAGCTTTATTGCCAATGTGGACAGGATTTGCTACGCTTATCGCAGCAACAGGTCTTGCGACAAGTATGATGGGTCTAGTGATAGGGATGCTTGTCGGGATTAATTTTAAATTTGCTCCAATTCAATCTGCGTCTCTAGGATTAGCTGTTATGTTTGCAGGTGGAGCAGCTAACTTCAGTAATGGTATGGTGATGCTCAAAGGGACTGGTGATATCATCAATATGGGTATTACAGCTGCATTTGGCGTACTCTTAATCCAATTTTTAGCTGATAAAACCAAATCCTTTACCTTGATTATCGTTCCAACTGTGACCTTATTGTTAATTGGGGGTGTGGGCCGTTTTCTATTGCCTTATGTGAAGTTAATTACGGCTATGATTGGGCAGGGAATTGCCGGATTACTAGGTTTACAGCCAATTTTAATGTCAATTTTAATCGCTATGATCTTTTGTTTCTTAATCGTTTCACCAATTACAACGGTTGGTATTGCCTTGGCTATTAGTCTGTCAGGTATTGGTTCTGGAGCAGCCAACTTAGGAATTTGTGCAGCAAGTTTTGGTTTATGTATAGCTGGTTGGACGGTTAATTCTAAAGGAACTTCGCTGGCTCATGTACTTGGTTCGCCAAAAATTTCTATGGCAAATGTCCTTTCTAAACCAATTATTATGTTGCCAATGCTTTCTACAGCTTCTGTTCTCGGACTTCTTACAGCTATCTTTAATATTCAGGGGACTCCTGCCAGTGCAGGATTTGGAATTAGTGGCTTGATTGGGCCTATAAATGCATTAAATCTAGCCAAAGGTGGATGGTCGTTTATCAATATTGTGATTGTAATTCTTATTTTTGTCATAGCTCCAATCGTTTTAAGCTTCGTTTTTAACTACCTCTTTATTAGAGTACTTAAAATCATTAAACTAGAAGATTATAAACTAGATATCTAA
- a CDS encoding D-lactate dehydrogenase — MKIKLFNVRGEEAVLAEQWAKVNQVELSLDQGPLTLDTVKEAQGFDGIANAQIEPLDDSIYPILKEMGIKQIAQRSAGVDMYNLELAKENGIIISNVPSYSPESIAEFTVTIALNLIRKVELIRSNVKEHNFTWNLPIRGRVLGDMTVAIIGTGRIGLATAKIFKGFGCKVVGYDIYQSPAAKEVLEYKDSILEAIQVADVVSLHMPPTSDNSHYFNAELFKHFKKGAILLNMARGALIDTADLLAALDQGLLDGAGIDTYEFEGPYVPKNFQEKVITDALFLDLIHHPKVIYTPHAAYYTDEAVKNLVEGALNATVDVIKTGTTPMRVN; from the coding sequence ATGAAAATAAAATTATTCAATGTTCGTGGTGAAGAAGCTGTTTTAGCAGAACAGTGGGCAAAAGTTAATCAGGTTGAACTGTCACTTGATCAAGGTCCTCTAACTCTAGATACAGTCAAAGAAGCGCAAGGCTTCGATGGCATCGCTAATGCTCAGATTGAACCACTCGACGACTCTATTTATCCAATTTTAAAAGAAATGGGAATTAAGCAGATTGCTCAGCGCAGTGCAGGAGTGGATATGTACAATCTTGAATTAGCTAAAGAAAATGGAATTATTATTAGTAATGTTCCAAGCTATTCACCAGAATCGATAGCTGAGTTTACGGTAACTATTGCTTTGAACTTGATTCGTAAAGTAGAACTTATCCGATCAAATGTTAAAGAACATAATTTCACTTGGAATCTTCCAATTAGAGGTCGCGTGCTTGGTGATATGACAGTGGCAATAATTGGTACAGGACGTATCGGACTTGCTACTGCAAAAATTTTTAAAGGATTCGGTTGTAAAGTGGTGGGGTATGATATTTATCAAAGCCCAGCTGCTAAAGAGGTTTTAGAATATAAAGACTCGATTTTAGAGGCTATCCAAGTTGCAGATGTGGTTTCACTGCACATGCCACCTACATCTGATAATAGTCACTATTTCAATGCTGAACTATTTAAACACTTTAAAAAAGGAGCTATACTTTTAAATATGGCGCGAGGAGCTTTGATCGATACGGCTGATTTACTAGCTGCCTTAGATCAAGGACTTCTTGATGGTGCGGGGATTGATACGTATGAGTTTGAAGGTCCTTATGTTCCTAAAAACTTCCAAGAAAAAGTAATTACTGATGCTCTGTTTCTTGATTTAATTCATCATCCAAAGGTCATTTATACTCCTCACGCCGCTTACTATACAGATGAGGCTGTTAAAAACCTGGTTGAAGGTGCGCTAAATGCAACTGTTGATGTCATTAAGACTGGTACAACACCAATGCGTGTTAATTAA
- a CDS encoding SatD family protein: MVYLALIGDIIQSKQLSQRSEAQERLKTCLKRLNEFFKPYIISNFSLTLGDEFQGLMRIDAPIFYLIDLINDEMRDIPMRYGIGVGEILTDINPEISIGADGPAYWYAREAIKFIHQKNDYGITQVAIRTGEMEEDILLNSLLSAGEAIKYNWRTSQLEVFHALLISNIYQEHFDQQQLGKLIGLSPSALSKRLKSSNLKIYLRSRHSAQQYINQRFGKEVDK; the protein is encoded by the coding sequence ATGGTATATTTAGCACTTATTGGAGATATTATTCAATCCAAGCAGCTTTCTCAGCGTTCAGAGGCGCAAGAGCGCTTGAAGACTTGTTTAAAGCGCTTAAATGAGTTCTTTAAACCTTATATCATCTCTAATTTTTCTCTTACACTTGGAGATGAGTTCCAAGGGCTAATGAGAATTGATGCTCCTATCTTTTATCTAATTGATTTAATTAATGATGAAATGCGTGATATCCCAATGAGATATGGAATCGGAGTGGGTGAAATCCTTACTGATATTAATCCAGAAATTAGCATCGGAGCAGATGGTCCTGCTTATTGGTACGCTCGCGAGGCTATTAAGTTCATTCATCAAAAAAATGATTATGGAATCACTCAAGTTGCTATACGAACAGGAGAAATGGAGGAAGATATTCTTTTAAATAGCTTGTTATCAGCGGGGGAGGCAATCAAATATAATTGGCGAACTAGTCAACTAGAGGTCTTTCATGCGTTATTAATATCTAATATCTACCAAGAACATTTTGATCAGCAACAATTAGGTAAGCTGATTGGTCTATCTCCAAGTGCCTTATCAAAACGTCTGAAAAGTAGTAATCTCAAAATATATTTAAGGAGTCGTCACAGTGCCCAGCAATATATCAACCAAAGATTTGGAAAGGAGGTAGACAAATGA
- a CDS encoding DUF3307 domain-containing protein produces the protein MIEGLAPFLQTHSLLTVLLICHFLSDFHFQSPEIADQKDTSLRYLAYHILGVAAPLIILTCLIPKLWLITFLIVASHSLIDLCKSKVIKLFQWKQGWIFLLDQFIHIMIIVYASIILTPNPLPQWLSHRSLLVILFLILITKPTNISFKIFFSKYQPEQGQKMDTIRGAGATIGILERIVIGICMIMGQFASIGLVFTAKSIARYNKISESPAFAEYYLIGSLFSILSVFLAAWICFF, from the coding sequence ATGATTGAAGGTCTAGCCCCGTTCTTACAAACTCATTCACTACTTACCGTATTGTTAATTTGTCATTTTTTATCTGACTTTCATTTCCAAAGTCCTGAAATAGCTGATCAGAAAGACACTAGTCTTCGTTATCTTGCTTATCATATCCTTGGAGTCGCAGCCCCTTTAATTATTTTGACTTGTTTAATTCCTAAGCTATGGTTAATTACTTTTCTTATAGTGGCTAGTCACAGTCTCATTGATTTGTGCAAATCTAAAGTGATTAAGCTATTCCAATGGAAGCAAGGGTGGATTTTTTTGTTGGATCAGTTTATTCATATCATGATTATTGTTTATGCAAGCATTATTTTGACACCTAATCCCTTACCTCAATGGTTAAGTCATAGGTCTCTACTAGTGATTCTCTTCCTTATTTTAATAACAAAACCGACCAATATTTCATTTAAAATCTTTTTTAGTAAATATCAACCTGAACAAGGGCAAAAGATGGACACCATCAGGGGAGCCGGAGCAACAATTGGTATTTTAGAAAGAATAGTGATTGGCATTTGTATGATAATGGGGCAATTTGCCTCTATAGGACTTGTTTTTACTGCTAAATCAATTGCTCGGTATAATAAAATTTCAGAAAGTCCGGCCTTTGCAGAGTATTATCTAATTGGTTCACTTTTTAGCATTTTAAGTGTCTTCTTGGCAGCATGGATTTGTTTCTTTTAA
- the trmFO gene encoding methylenetetrahydrofolate--tRNA-(uracil(54)-C(5))-methyltransferase (FADH(2)-oxidizing) TrmFO, with amino-acid sequence MSQSYINVIGAGLAGSEAAYQIAKRGIPVKLYEMRGVKQTPQHKTDNFAELVCSNSFRGDSLTNAVGLLKEEMRRLDSIIMRAGEAHRVPAGGAMAVDRIGYAEAVTAELENHPLIEVIRGEITEIPSDAITVIATGPLTSDALAEKIHALNGGDGFYFYDAAAPIIDKTTINMNKVYLKSRYDKGEAAYLNCPMTKEEFMAFHEALTTAEEAPLNSFEKEKYFEGCMPIEVMAKRGIKTMLYGPMKPVGLEYPEDYPEPRDGEFKTPYAVVQLRQDNAAGSLYNMVGFQTHLKWGEQKRVFQMIPGLENAEFVRYGVMHRNSYMDSPNLLKQTFQSRANDNLFFAGQMTGVEGYVESAASGLVAGINAVKKFKGEEEVIFPETTAIGSLPHYVTHADSKHFQPMNVNFGIIKELEGPRIRDKKERYEAIAERSLRDLEPFLAN; translated from the coding sequence TTGTCTCAATCTTATATTAACGTTATTGGAGCAGGTTTAGCTGGCTCAGAAGCTGCTTACCAAATTGCTAAGCGTGGCATTCCTGTAAAGCTCTACGAAATGCGAGGTGTTAAACAAACCCCTCAACATAAAACAGATAACTTTGCTGAATTGGTTTGTTCAAATTCTTTTCGGGGTGATAGTCTTACCAACGCGGTAGGACTGTTGAAGGAAGAGATGCGTCGTTTAGATTCCATTATTATGCGTGCTGGAGAAGCACACCGCGTCCCAGCAGGTGGTGCAATGGCAGTTGATCGTATTGGTTATGCAGAAGCCGTCACGGCTGAGCTGGAGAATCATCCTCTCATCGAGGTTATTCGTGGTGAGATAACCGAAATACCTAGTGATGCTATTACAGTTATTGCAACAGGTCCCCTAACGTCAGATGCTTTGGCTGAAAAGATCCATGCTCTAAATGGTGGTGATGGGTTTTATTTCTATGATGCTGCAGCACCAATTATTGATAAAACAACCATTAACATGAATAAAGTTTACCTTAAGTCCCGTTATGATAAAGGCGAAGCTGCTTACCTTAACTGTCCGATGACTAAAGAAGAATTCATGGCTTTCCACGAAGCTTTAACAACAGCAGAAGAAGCACCACTTAACTCGTTCGAAAAAGAAAAGTATTTTGAAGGATGTATGCCAATTGAGGTGATGGCTAAACGTGGGATTAAAACAATGTTATATGGACCAATGAAACCTGTGGGCTTAGAATATCCAGAAGACTATCCCGAACCACGTGATGGAGAGTTTAAAACACCCTATGCAGTTGTACAATTGCGTCAGGATAATGCTGCTGGAAGTCTCTACAATATGGTTGGTTTCCAAACACATTTGAAGTGGGGGGAACAAAAACGTGTCTTCCAGATGATTCCTGGTCTTGAAAATGCAGAATTTGTCCGTTATGGGGTCATGCACCGTAATTCTTATATGGATTCGCCAAACTTACTCAAACAAACTTTTCAATCACGCGCCAATGACAACCTTTTCTTCGCTGGTCAGATGACAGGAGTAGAGGGATATGTGGAGTCCGCAGCTTCTGGTCTTGTTGCTGGTATCAATGCCGTTAAAAAATTCAAAGGTGAAGAAGAGGTCATCTTCCCAGAAACAACAGCTATTGGTAGCTTACCACATTATGTCACTCATGCTGATAGTAAACATTTTCAACCCATGAATGTTAATTTTGGTATCATTAAAGAACTGGAAGGCCCACGGATTAGAGACAAAAAAGAACGTTATGAAGCCATCGCTGAGCGCTCATTACGAGATTTAGAACCATTCTTAGCTAACTAA